Proteins found in one Pocillopora verrucosa isolate sample1 chromosome 12, ASM3666991v2, whole genome shotgun sequence genomic segment:
- the LOC131783273 gene encoding signal recognition particle 19 kDa protein yields the protein MAHLSTDPASKDRWIVVYPAYLNSRKTVQQGRRVPKEKAADNPTVFEIRDVCQSQGLNCEVENKYYPKDSAKDALCKGRVRVQLKQSDASFVNEKFQSRKALFLFLGEMIPKLKSRQSKSSQSENTNQQQGAGATAKKKKGKKGKGK from the exons ATGGCGCATTTGAGTACTGATCCAGCTTCCAAAGATCG ATGGATCGTGGTTTATCCAGCTTATTTGAATAGCAGGAAGACAGTTCAACAAGGTCGACGTGTTCCTAAAGAAAAG gctGCCGACAATCCAACAGTTTTTGAAATAAGAGATGTCTGCCAGAGTCAAGGACTTAACTGCGAAGTAGAG AACAAATATTATCCTAAAGACAGTGCTAAAGATGCCTTATGTAAGGGCAGAGTACGAGTTCAACTAAAACAGAGTGATGCAAGCTTTgtcaatgaaaaatttcaatcaa GGAAAGCATTATTTCTCTTTCTTGGTGAAATGATCCCAAAGTTGAAAAGTCGTCAAAGTAAGTCTTCACAAAGTGAAAATACAAACCAGCAGCAAGGAGCAGGAGcaacagcaaagaaaaaaaaaggaaagaaaggcaaagggaaataa
- the LOC131783231 gene encoding centrosomal protein of 78 kDa-like, which produces MAMIETVRQRQKNSVDFPSCYDNLCALQNSCPLGSITANLDELTIDCNADRIRHSDWMPILNALKINKTLKSVAFRSYWQQTLYPDGEVTEQRLQALRKKAPPIRSKDVTYRVCRAIKECLAVTENLTSLVFEGIPLRERDLTCLAKGIKKNKTLQHLSLEFCQIGDSGVEILCNAIKNNTSVMTVNFSGCSLTWKGADTLAKVIKHQATRRHGVAWQDSLRYRRPDLDRMPGLRRITICKNPMINDQGAQLIAEALKDDLWVKALDMQQCGISTEGAMAFQPVLKFNSTIYVLDLRLNPLIDREVFGSLMEQLMINCGESELEYPWLLIREPKPGRIRPQKRKSAATQQGMRAGRTGVSRSAVVVSKKSSGFIPWRTAARVGKNRHKLGRQNAQDGSSVKKKKVKSSVSKPRATSSPLASEEDDLPSHRTSTTDSSVDNREKLKDMQLEIELLKRRLEDESRARATADSRILELQVENRRLQQEIRLLKTQQTLPPARPVSLNGTFLNTVPEKQKIGGAKTILEDDRVLESIEASFRQFHGFLDLLKGSKFSDLAHVLGENSSLPEPDNGLSPITEESSGTAR; this is translated from the exons ATGGCCATGATTGAGACAGTCCGTCAGAGACAGAAGAACTCCGTTGATTTTCCTTCGTGTTACGATAATCTGTGTGCTTTGCAGAACTCATGTCCTCTGGGATCAATCACTGCGAATCTAGATGAACTCACCATTGATTGCAATGCCGATCGGATCCGCCATTCGGATTGGATGCCAATCTTGAACGCACTTAAGATCAACAAGACGTTGAAAAGTGTCGCATTCAGGAGTTACTGGCAGCAAACACTTTATCCAGATGGAG AGGTAACAGAGCAACGTTTGCAAGCACTGAGGAAGAAAGCACCTCCAATCCGTAGCAAGGATGTCACATACAGGGTTTGCAG AGCCATCAAAGAGTGTTTAGCTGTTACAGAGAATTTGACATCTCTGGTTTTTGAAGGAATTCCTCTGAGAGAAAGAGACCTGACCTGCCTAGCAAAG GGtattaaaaagaacaaaactttaCAGCATTTGTCCTTGGAGTTCTGCCAAATCGGTGACAGTGGCGTTGAAA TCCTCTGCAACGCGATTAAAAATAACACGTCCGTGATGACTGTGAACTTCTCTGGGTGCAGTCTAACCTGGAAAGGAGCAGACACTCTTGCTAAAGTGATAAAG CACCAAGCAACAAGACGTCATGGTGTCGCGTGGCAAGACAGCCTGCGGTATCGTCGTCCAGATCTCGACAGAATGCCTGGACTTCGGCGAATAACCATTTGTAAAAATCCAATGATTAACGATCAGGGAGCTCAGTTGATTGCTGAAGCACTCAAAGATGATCTCTGGGTTAAAG CTTTGGATATGCAACAGTGTGGGATTTCAACTGAGGGTGCAATGGCCTTTCAGCCGGTCTTAAAGTTCAACTCCACCATTTACGTGTTGGACCTCAGACTAAATCCTTTGATAG ATCGCGAAGTTTTTGGATCATTGATGGAGCAACTGATGATTAATTGTGGAGAGAGCGAGTTGGAA TATCCGTGGTTACTGATAAGAGAGCCAAAACCAGGACGAATACGTCCGCAGAAACGAAAGAGCGCGGCTACACAGCAGGGCATGCGGGCAGGAAG GACTGGTGTTTCGAGGAGTGCTGTTGTCGTGTCAAAGAAGTCTTCTGGTTTCATTCCTTGGAGAACAGCAGCTAGAGTAGGAAAGAACAG GCACAAACTTGGACGACAAAATGCACAAGACGGCTCGTCAGTTAAGAAAAAGAAG GTGAAGTCTTCTGTAAGCAAACCTCGAGCCACAAGTTCACCTTTGGCGTCTGAAGAAGATGACCTTCCATCGCATCGAACGAGTACCACTG ATTCCTCTGTTGATAATCGTGAAAAATTAAAGGACATGCAG TTAGAGATAGAACTTCTCAAACGCCGGCTTGAAGACGAAAGTCGAGCGCGTGCGACAGCCGACTCGAGAATACTCGAA TTGCAAGTCGAGAACAGAAGACTGCAGCAAGAAATACGACTTTTGAAGACACAGCAAACA TTACCACCAGCTCGTCCTGTCTCTCTGAATGGCACGTTCTTGAACACGGTCCCTGAGAAACAAAAGATCGGAG GAGCGAAAACCATTCTTGAAGACGACCGCGTACTGGAGAGTATCGAAGCGTCTTTCAGACAATTCCATGGTTTCTTGGATCTGCTGAAAGGATCCAa GTTCAGTGATCTGGCGCATGTTCTTGGAGAGAACAGCAGCTTACCTGAGCCTGACAATGGCCTTTCACCAATAACAGAAGAGTCCTCTGGTACTGCAAGATGA
- the LOC131783248 gene encoding potassium voltage-gated channel subfamily C member 1-like, translating to MFDVLRNDRVTINVGGFRHNTFLTTLKNIPDTRLSWIAENHPNSPDFDPVLGEYFFDRHPRIFTEVLNYYRIGKLHCPADVCSALFQEELSYWGINERDIEPCCWVLYKRQMNTEETLKTFHLDNARKASGGCTSNAKGAKKRATIASLFGSETVLTRNNRERWRQFRPKVWALLDDPRSSLAAKVFIGLTSLFILVSVTQFCLSTVTSIKDNATLMRILRILDAVTSIWFTVEFFLRLIFCPNFKNFAKNPMNWMDLLAVLPFYLSLYHIGTRTSWLVVMRTLRIFRIFSLSFSFQILFHTLISSKNELFLVFFSLIVPIILFSSMIYFAENENNEEMFPSIPESFWWAIVTVTTLGYGDVVPVTKVGKVIGAMCAICGVIIIALPVSVIGSNFSYFYMQARTRIQQPRRSTKMAPLSQVPANLMYKRLPRRRSGSGSEANGSVPRRSRVRKRSSSKRCISTHASYGRRPSRKSNSTYGTRANALEMVEILKQDQRIETMKEET from the exons ATGTTTGATGTTTTGAGAAACGACAGAGTAACTATAAACGTTGGCGGTTTTCGACACAACACTTTTTTGACGACGTTAAAAAATATTCCTGATACTCGGTTGTCGTGGATTGCGGAGAACCATCCAAACAGCCCCGATTTCGACCCCGTGCTTGGAGAATACTTCTTCGACCGACATCCACGAATATTTACCGAAGTTTTGAATTATTACCGCATTGGCAAGCTTCATTGCCCAGCCGATGTTTGCTCGGCGCTATTTCAAGAGGAATTGTCGTATTGGGGAATAAACGAACGGGATATCGAGCCATGTTGTTGGGTCTTGTACAAGCGGCAGATGAACACAGAGGAGACACTTAAAACATTTCATCTTGATAATGCGAGGAAAGCGTCCGGAGGTTGCACAAGCAATGCTAAAGGTGCGAAAAAGCGGGCAACCATAGCAAGCTTGTTTGGATCAGAGACTGTTTTAACGAGaaataatcgtgaaagatgGAGGCAATTTCGGCCCAAAGTTTGGGCGCTGTTGGACGATCCACGCTCTTCTCTTGCGGCAAAG GTATTCATTGGTTTGACAAGTCTGTTTATCTTGGTCTCAGTCACGCAATTCTGCCTTAGCACCGTGACATCCATCAAAGATAACGCAACGCTGATGAGGATCTTGCGGATTCTAGATGCCGTGACATCGATTTGGTTCACAGtggaattttttcttcgtctcaTCTTCTGTCCGAATttcaaaaactttgcaaaaaatCCCATGAACTGGATGGATCTACTTGCTGTTTTaccattttatctttcattgTACCACATCGGGACAAGAACATCTTGGCTTGTGGTGATGAGAACGCTTAGAATTTTCCGCATTTTCAGTTTGTCCTTTTCATTCCAAATCTTATTCCATACACTAATATCAAGCAAGAATGAACTCTTTCTGGTGTTTTTCAGCCTTATTGTGCCAATCATTTTATTTTCGAGCATGATTTACTTTGCAGAGAATGAAAACAACGAAGAAATGTTTCCCAGCATCCCAGAGTCTTTTTGGTGGGCTATCGTGACTGTCACAACACTCGGGTATGGTGATGTAGTTCCGGTAACGAAAGTAGGGAAAGTTATAGGAGCAATGTGCGCTATCTGCGGCGTCATCATAATTGCACTTCCGGTCTCAGTGATTGGCAGCAACTTCTCGTACTTTTACATGCAAGCGCGCACGCGTATACAACAACCGCGGCGGTCTACAAAGATGGCCCCGCTTTCGCAGGTTCCCGCCAATTTGATGTATAAGCGTTTACCGCGCAGGCGCAGTGGTTCCGGATCAGAAGCTAATGGAAGTGTGCCTAGGAGGTCACGCGTAAGAAAACGGTCAAGTAGCAAGAGGTGCATATCTACGCATGCGTCATACGGGCGCAGACCGAGCCGGAAGTCAAATTCAACGTATGGAACTAGAGCTAATGCCCTGGAGATGGTGGAAATTTTAAAGCAAGATCAACGAATAGAGACAATGAAAGAGGAAACGTGA
- the LOC131783282 gene encoding uncharacterized protein, translated as MKRFLEMFAFLGCLTAVYAGDTGDGHVTPPPWPDHGKLLCLFFAGSDYICKVKCDPGHVPERPIPHSYDYRDGKWTTVPLLDSNGEPFVFPWPNCVPASK; from the exons ATGAAAAGATTCCTTGAAATGTTCGCTTTTCTCGGCTGTTTGACTGCTGTTTATGCCG GTGATACTGGTGATGGTCATGTTACCCCTCCCCCATGGCCAGATCATGGAAAACTactctgtttgttttttgccGGCTCTGATTACATCTGCAAGGTGAAATGCGATCCAGGTCACGTGCCGGAGAGACCCATTCCTCATTCATACGACTACCGTGACGGCAAGTGGACGACAGTTCCACTTCTAGACTCCAATGGAGAACCTTTTGTGTTTCCCTGGCCAAACTGTGTCCCAG CAAGCAAGTAA